In Helianthus annuus cultivar XRQ/B chromosome 8, HanXRQr2.0-SUNRISE, whole genome shotgun sequence, a single genomic region encodes these proteins:
- the LOC110870095 gene encoding E3 ubiquitin-protein ligase BOI-like, with amino-acid sequence MAYGTKPEKLLRREYTLHAEDISSQMYQQQSEIDRLIAHHTEKERSEMEQIQKQNTMRMMTAVNEALTKRLKTKEDEYLKIGRLNWMLEEKVKSLNIENQILKELVQTNEATTNALRNKLQQVLAQVQQQQHHHFDSDAQSYCGSNYVESDCGGDGGGWRRVGWYGIKHYHATSAQHICHVDRAL; translated from the exons ATGGCGTACGGAACTAAGCCGGAGAAACTTCTCCGGC GCGAGTACACGTTACACGCAGAAGATATCTCATCGCAGATGTATCAACAACAATCCGAGATTGATAGATTAATTGCTCATCAC ACGGAGAAAGAGAGATCGGAGATGGAACAAATACAGAAGCAAAACACAATGAGAATGATGACAGCTGTAAATGAAGCTTTAACGAAACGACTGAAAACAAAAGAGGATGAATATCTGAAAATCGGACGGTTGAACTGGATGCTAGAGGAAAAAGTGAAATCTCTGAATATAGAGAATCAAATCCTGAAAGAATTGGTTCAAACAAACGAGGCAACAACAAACGCTTTACGTAACAAACTGCAACAGGTGCTAGCACAGGTTCAGCAACAACAACATCATCATTTCGATTCAGATGCTCAGTCATACTGTGGCAGCAATTACGTGGAGAGTGACTGTGGCGGTGacggtggagggtggaggagg GTTGGGTGGTATGGTATAAAGCATTATCATGCCACATCAGCGCAACATATATGTCATGTAGACAGGGCTTTATAG
- the LOC110872982 gene encoding UNC93-like protein 1: protein MVETGDQKTGYQETGSPNNSVFRFNSPLIQVILIGLVCFCCPGMFNALSGMGGGGQLDHNVVNNANTALYTTFAIFGILGGGIYNIIGPRLTLFSGCSTYILYAGSLLYYNHHKEQPFVVLAGALLGVGAGLLWAGQGAIMTSYPPAQRKGTYISLFWSIFNMGGVIGGLIPFVMNYHREKAANVNDGTYVGFMVFMSIGTLLSLTILHPSKVIRNDGTRCTNVKYSNVGTETVEIAKLFANWKMLLIFPAAWGSNFFYTYQFNNVNGALFNLRTRGLNNVFYWGAQMFGSVLIGHVMDFSFKRRKTRGLAGISVVAVLGTGIWIGGLLKQRDYDYDDVIVKKSIKLLDFKDSGSAYAGPFVLYFSYGLLDAMFQSMVYWVIGALADDSVILSRYVGFYKGVQSAGAAVAWQIDTHKVPYMNQLLVNWALTTISYPLLALLVIKFVKDEDKVGEDDELQTPSGYPKQSNDESVNPI from the exons ATGGTTGAAACCGGAGACCAAAAAACCGGATACCAAGAAACCGGATCACCAAACAATTCAGTTTTCCGGTTCAACTCCCCGTTAATCCAAGTAATCCTAATCGGGCTGGTCTGTTTCTGCTGCCCAGGTATGTTCAACGCACTCTCCGGCATGGGCGGCGGCGGACAACTCGACCACAACGTCGTAAACAACGCCAACACCGCCCTCTACACCACCTTCGCCATCTTCGGCATCCTCGGCGGCGGTATCTACAACATCATCGGACCCCGTCTCACTCTTTTCTCCGGTTGCTCCACCTACATCCTCTACGCCGGATCTTTACTCTACTACAACCACCACAAAGAACAACCCTTTGTTGTCCTCGCCGGCGCCCTCCTTGGCGTGGGCGCCGGCCTCCTCTGGGCCGGCCAGGGTGCTATCATGACGTCGTACCCGCCGGCCCAGCGGAAAGGGACATATATATCTTTGTTTTGGTCTATTTTTAATATGGGTGGTGTTATTGGTGGTTTGATACCCTTTGTTATGAATTATCATAGGGAAAAAGCAGCGAATGTTAACGACGGGACGTACGTCGGGTTTATGGTGTTTATGTCGATTGGGACGTTACTTTCGTTAACGATTTTGCACCCCAGCAAAGTCATCCGTAACGACGGTACTCGTTGCACTAATGTGAAATACTCTAACGTGGGTACGGAAACGGTTGAGATTGCTAAACTATTTGCCAACTGGAAGATGTTATTGATATTTCCTGCAGCATGGGGGAGTAATTTTTTTTACACATATCAGTTTAATAATGTGAATGGGGCTTTGTTTAACTTGAGAACTAGAGGGTTGAATAATGTGTTTTATTGGGGGGCTCAGATGTTTGGGTCGGTTTTGATCGGGCATGTTATGGATTTTAGTTTTAAGAGGAGGAAGACGAGGGGGTTGGCTGGGATTTCGGTTGTGGCGGTTCTTGGGACGGGGATTTGGATTGGGGGGCTTTTAAAGCAAAGGGATTATGATTATGATGACGTTATAGTGAAGAAGAGTATTAAGCTTCTTGATTTTAAGGACTCTGGGAGTGCCTATGCAGGGCCGTTTGTGCTTTATTTTAGTTATGGGTTGTTGGATGCAATGTTTCAGAGTATGGTTTATTGGGTTATTGGTGCTTTGGCTGATGATTCTGTTATTCTTAGCAG ATATGTTGGATTCTACAAGGGAGTACAAAGTGCTGGAGCGGCAGTAGCATGGCAAATTGACACACATAAAGTGCCATACATGAATCAGTTGCTTGTGAATTGGGCACTAACCACCATAAGTTATCCTTTATTGGCTCTTTTGGTCATaaaatttgtaaaagatgaaGATAAAGTTGGTGAAGATGATGAGCTACAGACCCCTTCTGGGTACCCGAAACAGTCTAATGATGAATCTGTAAacccaatttaa